In the Arthrobacter zhaoxinii genome, one interval contains:
- a CDS encoding branched-chain amino acid ABC transporter permease — translation MDRFLFLTFDGLARGAVLAAFALSLVLIWRAARIVNFAQGAMAVAATYIAFTVTALTGSYWAGLAAALVAGFLIGALVERGVMRFVGNSSALNPVIAGLGLLMLIQAVLGMVFGNNYRTMVTPFSSDPVESFGITVFSSYDLFVFACIAVLVGGLVLLFTKTPLGLRLRASAFAPDLARLLGVRTSRMLTLGWAMSSALGALAALLVIPTELGLNPHAADAVFVYAFTVAVIGGLDSPAGAVLGGLAVGVLLSWVSGYWGATLAPIAILVLLLAVLLIRPGGIFSMAKERTV, via the coding sequence ATGGACAGATTCCTCTTCCTGACCTTTGACGGCCTCGCCCGCGGCGCCGTCCTCGCGGCCTTCGCGCTTTCGCTGGTCCTGATCTGGCGTGCAGCCCGGATCGTGAACTTCGCGCAGGGCGCGATGGCAGTGGCTGCCACCTACATCGCCTTCACCGTCACCGCACTCACCGGCAGCTACTGGGCAGGACTCGCCGCTGCCCTTGTTGCGGGTTTCCTTATCGGTGCCCTGGTGGAACGCGGCGTGATGCGCTTCGTGGGCAACAGCTCCGCGTTGAACCCGGTGATTGCCGGTCTGGGACTGCTGATGCTGATCCAGGCCGTCCTGGGCATGGTGTTCGGAAACAACTACCGGACCATGGTGACCCCGTTCAGCTCGGACCCGGTGGAAAGCTTCGGCATTACCGTCTTCTCCTCCTATGACCTCTTTGTGTTCGCCTGCATAGCGGTGCTGGTGGGCGGCCTGGTCCTGCTGTTCACGAAGACTCCCCTCGGGCTGCGGCTGCGGGCCTCCGCCTTCGCCCCTGACCTGGCACGGCTCCTCGGGGTGCGGACCTCGCGGATGCTCACCCTGGGCTGGGCTATGTCCTCGGCCCTCGGGGCACTCGCCGCCCTGCTGGTCATCCCCACGGAACTCGGACTCAACCCGCACGCGGCGGACGCGGTCTTTGTCTACGCGTTCACCGTGGCCGTTATCGGCGGTCTGGACTCCCCCGCCGGCGCCGTCCTGGGCGGGCTGGCCGTCGGCGTGCTGCTCAGCTGGGTCAGCGGCTACTGGGGTGCAACCCTGGCGCCGATCGCCATCCTGGTCCTCCTGCTGGCCGTGCTGCTGATCCGCCCCGGTGGAATCTTCTCAATGGCTAAGGAGCGCACGGTATGA
- a CDS encoding branched-chain amino acid ABC transporter permease, giving the protein MSVMKRYLLAAAAAVILIGLTFVVPSFTSYQLATVCAYLCGIAGLTLLTGAGGQLSLGQAALMAAGAYSYALTANSMADAGTEGTLLLLVPLAAAVLGAAVLGLVIGLAAGRLHGPYLAGFTMALVVALPAVTSTFSSVLGGDQGLWITVEKRPTALRGTVSNEAWQAWLAVVCSVLVLTLLANLLHGRFGRHLRAVRDNPVAAALAGINPARTKVTAFVISSAAAGMGGGLLAYTTQSASPGAYSLVFSLFLLMAAVVGGIGSLTGAVWGALLLVALPHLISTATARLELSADLAQRLDGNLAVAIFGLVLILVVLLAPQGIQGLLVRIGRRLRPARAVSPPLSSPKPAPPSTATPPTRIPARHGQLPATPKGQ; this is encoded by the coding sequence ATGAGCGTTATGAAGCGGTACCTTCTGGCTGCCGCGGCAGCGGTGATCCTGATCGGCCTCACGTTCGTCGTCCCCTCGTTCACCTCCTACCAGCTGGCGACTGTCTGCGCCTATCTGTGCGGCATTGCCGGACTCACCCTGCTGACGGGCGCCGGCGGCCAGCTCTCCCTCGGACAGGCAGCCCTCATGGCCGCCGGTGCCTACAGCTACGCGCTTACTGCCAATTCGATGGCCGACGCCGGCACGGAAGGAACGCTGCTGCTCCTGGTGCCGCTGGCCGCAGCGGTCCTCGGTGCCGCCGTCCTCGGCCTGGTCATCGGCCTGGCTGCCGGCCGGCTCCACGGGCCCTACCTCGCCGGCTTCACCATGGCACTGGTCGTGGCACTGCCCGCGGTCACCAGCACCTTCTCCTCGGTGCTCGGCGGTGACCAGGGCCTGTGGATCACCGTGGAGAAACGCCCGACGGCGCTGCGCGGCACCGTGTCGAACGAGGCCTGGCAGGCGTGGCTCGCCGTCGTCTGCTCCGTCCTGGTCCTGACCCTGCTGGCGAACCTGCTGCACGGCCGCTTCGGCCGCCACCTGCGGGCCGTACGGGACAACCCCGTGGCGGCAGCACTGGCCGGCATCAACCCCGCCCGGACCAAGGTCACCGCGTTTGTCATCAGCTCGGCCGCGGCGGGCATGGGCGGCGGACTGCTGGCTTACACCACGCAGAGCGCCAGCCCCGGTGCGTATTCCCTGGTGTTCTCCCTGTTCCTGCTGATGGCCGCCGTCGTCGGCGGTATCGGTTCCCTGACCGGCGCCGTCTGGGGAGCCCTGCTCCTGGTTGCGCTGCCGCACCTGATCAGCACCGCCACGGCCCGGCTCGAACTATCCGCGGACCTGGCCCAGCGGCTGGACGGCAACCTTGCCGTGGCCATCTTCGGACTGGTCCTGATCCTCGTGGTGCTGCTTGCGCCGCAGGGCATCCAGGGCCTGCTGGTACGGATCGGCCGCCGGCTGCGGCCGGCCCGTGCCGTCTCCCCTCCGCTTTCGTCCCCGAAACCCGCACCACCGTCAACAGCAACACCACCAACCCGGATACCCGCCCGGCACGGGCAGCTACCGGCAACCCCGAAAGGTCAATGA
- a CDS encoding ABC transporter substrate-binding protein produces MIRSKLRLGTAVLAAAALGLASCAAPDEGGEAAAEDVPGITDTTVTVGTHQPLTGPAAAGYSTISPATKAYFDYVNDNGGVNGRTIEYIVKDDGYNPANTQTAVREMVLQDEVFALVGGLGTPPHSAVLDFVNDNEVPDLFVASGSPTWNQPEDYPYTYGFMVDYPTESRILATYAQEEFPDKTYCFFGQDDDFGEEFQAGLEAVLGEDGLADAQVYSTANTDIAAQISSMKEAGCEVNFLATINGFSAQAVGTAAKLGYFPQWMASSAGGDFNTLSGYLGENTNKLLQGFVSANYLPAYSDTEDEWTAQFSEINEEYNAGAPFDGNTIFGMSIGYLLVEALKEAGENPTRESLMEALESGNVTGNGHTPLGFGEDSHRGYTGAMLTRVDNGVQSYFGTPYVVTGEEVEEYTEERPAMPADGLPE; encoded by the coding sequence ATGATCCGTTCCAAGCTCCGACTGGGTACCGCCGTCCTTGCAGCTGCAGCCCTCGGCCTGGCCTCCTGTGCCGCTCCGGATGAAGGGGGCGAGGCCGCCGCGGAGGATGTACCCGGGATTACCGACACCACCGTCACGGTAGGCACGCACCAGCCGCTGACCGGACCGGCAGCCGCCGGTTACTCCACCATTTCGCCGGCCACCAAGGCGTACTTCGACTACGTCAATGACAACGGCGGCGTCAACGGCCGGACCATCGAGTACATCGTGAAGGACGACGGCTACAACCCGGCCAACACCCAGACCGCAGTCCGCGAAATGGTGCTGCAGGACGAAGTCTTTGCCCTGGTGGGCGGACTCGGCACCCCGCCGCACAGCGCAGTCCTGGATTTCGTCAACGACAACGAGGTGCCGGACCTCTTCGTTGCCTCCGGCAGCCCCACCTGGAACCAGCCGGAGGACTACCCCTACACCTACGGTTTCATGGTGGACTACCCCACCGAATCACGGATCCTGGCCACCTACGCGCAGGAAGAATTCCCGGACAAGACCTACTGCTTCTTCGGCCAGGATGACGACTTCGGCGAGGAGTTCCAGGCCGGCCTGGAAGCGGTGCTCGGGGAAGACGGGCTCGCAGATGCCCAGGTCTACTCCACGGCGAACACCGATATCGCCGCGCAGATCAGCTCCATGAAGGAAGCCGGCTGCGAGGTCAACTTCCTCGCCACCATCAACGGCTTCAGCGCCCAGGCTGTGGGGACCGCCGCGAAACTCGGGTATTTCCCGCAGTGGATGGCGTCCTCCGCCGGCGGCGACTTCAACACCCTGTCCGGCTATCTGGGCGAGAACACCAACAAGCTGCTGCAGGGCTTCGTCAGCGCCAACTACCTCCCCGCCTACTCGGACACGGAGGACGAATGGACCGCACAGTTCTCCGAGATCAACGAGGAATACAACGCCGGAGCACCTTTTGACGGCAACACGATCTTCGGAATGTCCATCGGCTACCTCTTGGTCGAGGCATTGAAGGAAGCCGGGGAGAACCCCACCCGCGAGTCCCTGATGGAAGCACTCGAGTCCGGGAACGTCACCGGCAACGGCCACACACCGCTGGGGTTCGGCGAGGACAGCCACCGCGGATACACCGGAGCCATGCTGACCCGGGTGGACAACGGCGTGCAGTCCTACTTCGGCACCCCGTACGTCGTCACCGGCGAAGAGGTCGAGGAATACACCGAGGAACGGCCGGCCATGCCGGCCGACGGCCTGCCTGAGTAA
- a CDS encoding MaoC family dehydratase has protein sequence MARFSSVEKLAGAVGRVETSEWVLIDQDRINRFADATDDHQWIHVDPERAAKGPFGGTIAHGYLSLALLPALASGRFRVDGMVMGVNYGLDRVRFPHPVPVDSRVRARSEIVSVQTVPRGVRVTLLVTIEIEGVEKPAAVAESISLYVFE, from the coding sequence GTGGCCCGCTTCAGCTCGGTTGAAAAGCTTGCCGGTGCTGTGGGCCGGGTGGAGACCAGCGAGTGGGTCCTCATTGACCAGGACCGCATCAACCGGTTTGCCGACGCCACCGATGACCACCAGTGGATCCATGTGGACCCCGAACGGGCCGCGAAGGGCCCGTTCGGCGGCACCATCGCGCACGGGTATCTCAGCCTGGCCCTTCTTCCGGCGCTCGCCTCCGGCCGGTTCCGGGTGGACGGCATGGTGATGGGAGTGAACTACGGGCTGGACCGGGTGCGTTTCCCCCATCCCGTGCCGGTGGACAGCCGTGTCCGTGCACGGTCGGAAATCGTGTCGGTTCAGACAGTGCCCCGGGGAGTGCGGGTCACGCTCCTCGTCACCATTGAGATTGAGGGTGTGGAGAAGCCTGCCGCCGTCGCGGAGTCCATTTCGCTGTACGTGTTCGAGTAG
- the fabG gene encoding 3-oxoacyl-ACP reductase FabG has product MTEVPAPYDQRTAVVTGAGRGIGAAVALRLAADGHRVAVLDLREEDTAATVEAINNSGGKAVGVGADVADAAAVEQAVARIAGELGAPTILVNNAGILRDNLLFKMTDTDWDAVMGVHLRGAFLMSRAVQAHQVQQKWGRIINLSSTSALGNRGQANYAAAKAGIQGFTKTLAIELGRYNVTVNAIAPGFISTDMTRATAERVGVPFEDFVAHAAKEIPVGRAGTPADIAAAASFFAREEASFVSGQVLYVAGGPKA; this is encoded by the coding sequence ATGACCGAGGTACCAGCACCGTATGACCAGCGCACCGCCGTCGTCACCGGAGCAGGACGCGGGATCGGCGCCGCGGTTGCCCTGCGGCTCGCAGCGGACGGACACCGCGTTGCCGTCCTTGACCTGCGGGAGGAGGACACGGCCGCCACCGTCGAGGCGATCAACAACTCCGGCGGCAAGGCCGTGGGTGTCGGCGCGGACGTAGCCGATGCTGCCGCCGTCGAACAGGCAGTGGCCCGGATTGCCGGGGAGCTCGGCGCGCCCACCATCCTGGTCAACAACGCCGGCATCCTCCGGGACAACCTGCTGTTCAAAATGACGGACACGGACTGGGACGCCGTGATGGGTGTGCACCTGCGCGGGGCGTTCCTCATGAGCCGTGCCGTGCAGGCCCACCAGGTGCAGCAGAAGTGGGGACGCATCATCAACCTGTCCAGCACTTCCGCCCTCGGCAACCGGGGCCAGGCCAACTATGCCGCAGCCAAGGCCGGCATCCAGGGTTTCACCAAGACGCTCGCGATTGAGCTGGGCCGGTACAACGTCACCGTCAACGCGATTGCGCCCGGCTTCATCTCCACCGATATGACGCGGGCGACGGCGGAACGCGTCGGGGTGCCGTTCGAGGACTTCGTGGCACATGCGGCGAAGGAGATTCCCGTGGGCCGGGCCGGGACCCCGGCGGACATTGCCGCTGCGGCGTCCTTCTTCGCCCGGGAGGAGGCCTCGTTCGTTTCCGGACAGGTGCTCTATGTTGCCGGCGGACCGAAGGCCTAG
- a CDS encoding GlxA family transcriptional regulator, giving the protein MLQSVAVIVLDGVAPFEFSVLVEVFGIDRSQRGGGVPAFDFRLCTPEPGLVSTKTGFSITVGAGLEAAADADLVVMAPAGDYEAETDPRVLEVLRSALLRGAWVMSICTGAFRLAEAGLLDGRRATTHWMYSAELAARYPAIQVDADVLYVQDGKIITSAGTAAGIDAALHLVRVELGAKTAAAIARDMVVPPHRDGGQAQFIDRAVPDGAYGTLEPVLEWLGEHLAQEHSVKDLASRAAMSPRTFARRFRAETGATPAAWINAQRVLYAQELLEDTDLTIEEVARAAGFGQAELLRHHFHRDVGASPAAYRRTFRGGAARMSR; this is encoded by the coding sequence ATGCTTCAATCCGTGGCGGTCATAGTCCTGGACGGTGTGGCGCCGTTCGAGTTCAGCGTGTTGGTCGAGGTGTTCGGCATCGACCGCTCGCAGCGGGGCGGGGGAGTCCCTGCTTTCGATTTCCGGCTGTGCACTCCGGAGCCCGGCCTGGTGTCCACCAAGACCGGGTTCAGCATCACGGTGGGCGCCGGGCTGGAGGCAGCGGCGGATGCGGACCTTGTGGTGATGGCTCCCGCGGGGGACTACGAGGCGGAAACCGATCCCCGGGTCCTGGAGGTGCTGCGCAGTGCCCTGCTGCGGGGTGCCTGGGTGATGAGCATCTGCACGGGGGCCTTCCGCCTTGCCGAGGCCGGCCTGCTGGACGGACGCCGGGCGACGACCCACTGGATGTACTCGGCGGAGCTGGCAGCCCGTTACCCGGCAATCCAGGTGGATGCCGATGTGCTGTACGTCCAGGACGGGAAGATCATCACCAGTGCGGGTACTGCTGCAGGCATTGACGCGGCCCTGCATCTGGTCCGCGTTGAACTCGGGGCCAAAACCGCCGCGGCCATTGCCCGCGACATGGTGGTACCGCCCCACCGGGACGGCGGACAGGCCCAGTTCATCGACCGGGCCGTGCCGGACGGTGCGTACGGAACCCTGGAGCCGGTGCTGGAATGGCTCGGGGAACATCTGGCGCAGGAGCACAGCGTGAAGGACCTCGCCTCCCGGGCCGCCATGTCACCGCGGACCTTCGCCCGCCGCTTCCGGGCCGAAACCGGCGCCACTCCGGCCGCATGGATCAACGCACAGCGGGTGCTGTATGCGCAGGAACTGCTGGAGGACACGGACCTCACCATTGAAGAGGTGGCACGGGCCGCCGGATTCGGCCAGGCGGAACTGCTGCGCCACCACTTCCACCGGGACGTAGGAGCGAGCCCGGCGGCCTACCGCAGGACCTTCCGCGGCGGGGCTGCGCGGATGTCCCGCTAA
- a CDS encoding helix-turn-helix transcriptional regulator has translation MLETSARLLQLLSLLQLRREWTGAALAERLSITERTVRRDIGKLRTLGYPISASPGIAGGYQLGAGAQLPPLLLDDDEALAVALGLTAVATGPVTGIGEASVRALAKLEQVLPGRLRPQFSALRQSVSTLSGPPGGVDPEILTAFSAGITEHRVVSFRYTAADGGSGRRLVEPYRLVSTGRRWYAVAWDLDRADWRTFRVDRCTSTPAQRERFTPRPLPARDLAVYVQESITRNPYRYTVVVRLAAPLAAVAEQVPPDVASVEADGPGHTIVRGGWDSLDLPLITLTTWGVPFEIIDPPEMRERARRAASLLQHAVEIPPTAESGKTVRPSH, from the coding sequence ATGTTGGAGACATCCGCACGGCTCCTGCAGCTGCTTTCGCTGCTGCAGCTGAGGCGCGAGTGGACCGGCGCGGCGCTCGCGGAGCGGCTCTCCATCACCGAACGGACGGTCCGCCGGGACATCGGCAAGCTGCGCACCCTCGGATATCCCATCTCCGCGTCCCCGGGCATTGCCGGCGGCTACCAGCTCGGTGCCGGCGCACAGCTGCCGCCGCTGCTGCTCGACGACGACGAGGCCCTCGCCGTCGCACTGGGCCTCACCGCGGTGGCCACAGGACCGGTGACGGGAATCGGGGAAGCCTCGGTGCGGGCACTGGCGAAGCTGGAGCAGGTCCTGCCCGGGCGCCTCCGGCCCCAGTTTTCGGCCCTGCGGCAGTCGGTGTCCACCCTGTCCGGCCCGCCGGGGGGCGTGGACCCGGAAATCCTCACCGCGTTTTCTGCCGGCATCACCGAGCACAGGGTGGTGAGTTTCCGTTACACCGCGGCCGACGGCGGCTCCGGCCGGCGCCTGGTGGAGCCCTACCGGCTGGTCAGCACCGGGCGGCGCTGGTACGCCGTCGCGTGGGACCTGGACCGCGCCGACTGGCGGACCTTCCGGGTGGACCGCTGCACCAGCACGCCCGCGCAGCGCGAGCGGTTCACACCCCGGCCCCTGCCGGCCCGGGACCTGGCCGTTTACGTCCAGGAATCCATTACCCGCAACCCCTACCGCTATACCGTGGTGGTGCGGCTGGCCGCCCCGCTGGCTGCGGTTGCCGAACAGGTGCCGCCTGACGTAGCCAGTGTCGAAGCCGACGGCCCCGGGCACACCATCGTGCGCGGCGGCTGGGATTCCCTGGACCTGCCCCTGATCACCCTGACCACCTGGGGCGTGCCCTTCGAAATCATCGACCCCCCGGAAATGCGCGAGCGGGCCCGCCGTGCCGCCTCCCTGCTGCAGCACGCCGTCGAAATCCCGCCCACGGCGGAATCCGGAAAGACCGTCCGGCCAAGCCACTAG
- the hrpA gene encoding ATP-dependent RNA helicase HrpA, which translates to MALTISYPEQLPVSERREDIMAAIAANQVTVIAGETGSGKTTQIPKMCLELGLAENGLIGHTQPRRLAARTVAERIASELDVELGEEVGFQVRFTGETGRKTKVKLMTDGILLAEIRHDPMLKKYSTIIIDEAHERSLNIDFILGYLRRLLPTRPDLKVIITSATIDPQRFAEHFALNGTPAPIIEVSGRTFPVEIRYRPLNQPADGGSDEEGIEDELEEDRDPVDAVCDAVDELSREAPGDVLVFFSGEREIRDAADALRSSVSRNPRLANTEILPLFARLSLAEQHKVFSPGRNRRIILATNVAETSLTVPGIKYVIDTGTARISRYSHRTKVQRLPIERISQASANQRSGRCGRVSDGIAIRLYSAEDFESRPEFTDPEILRTNLAAVILQMAAMGVAKGPKDVADFPFVQPPDSKAINDGAVLLRELGALHPQGGITEVGRKLSQLPVDPRLGRMIVEAGNRGCTKEVMVLTAALTIQDPRERPSKDDPARAQKAAEMHKRFVDENSDFTGYLNLWRYVEEKQKELSSSAFRRMCKNEFLNFLRIREWQDLFAQLRQLAKPLGITLAPEPVDPVGKYREIHMSLLAGLLSHIGLYDQRKREYTGARGTRFAVFPGSALFKKSPDWVMAAELVETSRLWARVAAKFDPLWVEDVAGHLVKRTYSEPHWSKSRGAVMAYEKVTLYGVPVVPQRSINYGRIDPVLSREMFIRHALVEGDWRTHHKFFHRNQALLAEVEELENRVRRRGLRVDDETLFEFYDERVGADVVSERHFDKWWKHARHEDPALLDFDPDALRTDDAEGLDEKDFPKSFFYGSFELPLTYEFTPGVPTANDGVTVEVPVLFLNQLTPGPFAWQIPGLRAELITALIKSLPKAIRKNFVPAPDVARSAAAALAADFDPASDELEPSLELVLRRLKGSIIPPGSWNWDAVPDHLRMTFTVVDSSGRVLDEGKDLAALQESLAPATRRAIAESLGATPSTVQPRGPKGPKGKASAAANGNGSGAGNGSSVAERTGLTEWSIGTLEKQVQRLVAGHTVTGYPALVDEGSTAGVRIFQSAGEQQAAMRAGVIRLLVLRVPSPAKYVLEHLSNTEKLTFSQNPHGSVAALIEDCTLAAVDKLTPEQLPWTRAEFDALYETVRAELIDTVFSVTAIVEKILASTRRISKALKGTTSLALISALNDIRAQLDALVYPGFVARTGYAQLMHLPRYLAGIERRLEKLPGNVQRDGLSMAVIHRLEDEYDDAVAALAPGRGTPPELAEVRWMIEELRISFFAQELGTARTVSEKRIRTALNSALAPA; encoded by the coding sequence ATGGCACTGACAATTTCCTATCCCGAACAGCTGCCCGTTTCCGAGCGCCGCGAAGACATCATGGCAGCGATTGCCGCCAACCAGGTCACCGTCATCGCCGGCGAAACCGGCTCCGGAAAAACCACGCAGATTCCGAAGATGTGCCTGGAACTCGGTCTGGCCGAAAACGGGCTGATCGGGCACACCCAGCCCCGGCGCCTGGCCGCGCGCACCGTGGCCGAGCGGATCGCCTCCGAGCTCGACGTCGAACTCGGCGAGGAAGTGGGCTTCCAGGTCCGCTTTACCGGGGAAACCGGCCGGAAGACGAAGGTCAAGCTGATGACCGACGGCATCCTGCTGGCGGAAATCCGGCACGATCCGATGCTGAAGAAATACAGCACCATCATCATTGACGAGGCCCACGAGCGCAGCCTGAACATCGACTTCATCCTCGGGTACCTGCGCCGGCTGCTGCCGACGCGCCCGGACCTGAAGGTCATCATCACTTCGGCGACCATCGATCCGCAGCGGTTCGCCGAGCACTTCGCCCTCAACGGCACTCCGGCCCCCATCATCGAGGTGTCCGGCCGGACCTTCCCGGTGGAGATCCGCTACCGTCCGCTGAACCAGCCGGCCGACGGCGGCAGCGACGAAGAGGGCATCGAGGACGAGCTCGAAGAGGACCGGGACCCGGTGGACGCCGTCTGCGACGCCGTCGACGAGCTCTCCCGCGAGGCACCCGGCGACGTCCTCGTGTTCTTCTCCGGCGAACGGGAAATCCGCGACGCCGCCGACGCACTGCGTTCCTCCGTCTCCCGCAACCCGCGGCTGGCCAACACCGAGATCCTGCCGCTGTTCGCCCGGCTCTCCCTTGCCGAACAACACAAGGTCTTCTCCCCCGGCCGCAACCGGCGGATCATCCTCGCCACCAACGTGGCCGAGACCTCCCTGACCGTCCCCGGCATCAAGTACGTCATTGATACCGGTACGGCCCGCATCTCGCGCTATTCGCACCGGACCAAGGTCCAGCGGCTGCCCATTGAGCGGATCTCCCAGGCTTCGGCCAACCAGCGTTCGGGACGCTGCGGCCGTGTCTCCGACGGCATCGCGATCCGGCTGTACTCGGCGGAGGACTTCGAGTCCCGGCCGGAATTCACCGATCCCGAAATCCTGCGCACCAATCTGGCCGCCGTGATCCTGCAGATGGCGGCCATGGGCGTGGCCAAGGGACCCAAGGACGTCGCGGATTTCCCGTTCGTCCAGCCCCCGGATTCCAAGGCAATCAACGACGGCGCCGTGCTGCTGCGCGAACTCGGTGCCCTGCATCCCCAGGGCGGTATCACCGAGGTGGGCCGGAAGCTCTCCCAGCTGCCGGTGGACCCCCGGCTGGGCCGGATGATCGTCGAAGCGGGCAACCGCGGCTGCACCAAGGAAGTCATGGTGCTCACGGCCGCCCTGACCATCCAGGATCCGCGCGAACGCCCCTCCAAGGACGATCCGGCCCGGGCCCAGAAGGCCGCGGAAATGCACAAGCGGTTCGTGGACGAGAACTCGGATTTCACCGGGTACCTGAACCTGTGGCGCTATGTGGAGGAAAAGCAGAAGGAACTATCCTCCTCGGCCTTCCGAAGGATGTGCAAAAACGAGTTCCTGAACTTCCTGCGCATCCGCGAATGGCAGGACCTGTTTGCCCAGCTGCGCCAGCTGGCCAAGCCGCTGGGGATCACGCTTGCCCCCGAGCCGGTGGACCCCGTGGGCAAGTACCGGGAAATCCACATGTCCCTGCTGGCCGGACTGCTCAGCCACATCGGCCTCTACGACCAGCGCAAGCGTGAATACACCGGAGCCCGCGGTACACGCTTCGCGGTCTTCCCCGGCTCGGCCCTGTTCAAGAAGTCCCCGGACTGGGTGATGGCTGCCGAGCTGGTGGAAACCTCCCGCCTGTGGGCGCGGGTGGCGGCGAAGTTCGATCCGCTCTGGGTGGAGGACGTCGCCGGCCATCTGGTGAAGCGCACCTACAGCGAACCGCACTGGTCCAAGAGCCGCGGGGCCGTGATGGCCTATGAGAAAGTCACCCTCTACGGCGTTCCGGTGGTGCCGCAGCGCAGCATCAACTACGGCCGCATCGACCCCGTGCTGTCCCGCGAAATGTTCATCCGGCATGCCCTGGTGGAGGGCGACTGGCGTACCCACCATAAGTTCTTCCACCGCAACCAGGCCCTGCTGGCCGAGGTTGAGGAGCTGGAGAACCGGGTCCGCCGCCGCGGGCTGCGCGTGGATGACGAAACCCTCTTCGAGTTCTACGACGAGCGGGTGGGCGCCGACGTTGTCTCCGAACGCCACTTCGACAAGTGGTGGAAGCATGCCCGGCACGAGGATCCGGCACTGCTGGACTTCGATCCGGACGCGCTGCGCACCGACGACGCCGAGGGACTCGACGAGAAGGACTTCCCGAAGTCCTTCTTCTACGGTTCCTTCGAGCTGCCGCTGACCTACGAGTTCACTCCCGGCGTGCCCACTGCCAACGACGGCGTCACGGTGGAAGTGCCGGTATTGTTCCTGAACCAGCTCACCCCCGGTCCGTTTGCCTGGCAGATCCCGGGCCTGCGCGCCGAGCTCATTACGGCCCTGATCAAGTCCCTGCCCAAGGCGATCCGGAAGAACTTCGTTCCGGCGCCCGACGTCGCCCGCTCGGCGGCCGCGGCACTGGCCGCTGATTTCGACCCGGCCTCGGACGAGCTGGAGCCGTCCCTGGAACTGGTCCTGCGCCGGCTGAAGGGATCGATCATCCCGCCCGGTTCCTGGAACTGGGATGCCGTCCCGGACCACCTCCGGATGACGTTCACCGTGGTGGATTCCTCCGGCCGGGTGCTGGACGAGGGCAAGGACCTCGCCGCACTGCAGGAGTCCCTCGCTCCGGCCACGCGCCGGGCCATCGCGGAATCCCTTGGCGCCACACCGTCCACTGTGCAGCCGCGCGGACCCAAGGGCCCCAAGGGCAAGGCCTCGGCTGCCGCCAACGGCAACGGTTCCGGCGCCGGCAACGGTTCCTCCGTGGCGGAACGGACCGGGCTGACCGAGTGGAGCATCGGCACCCTGGAGAAGCAGGTGCAGCGGCTGGTGGCCGGGCATACGGTGACCGGATACCCGGCGCTGGTGGACGAGGGCAGCACCGCGGGCGTGCGGATCTTCCAGAGCGCCGGCGAGCAGCAGGCCGCCATGCGTGCCGGTGTCATCCGGCTGTTGGTGCTGCGTGTGCCCAGCCCGGCGAAGTATGTGCTGGAACACCTGAGCAACACCGAGAAGCTGACCTTCAGCCAGAACCCGCACGGAAGTGTGGCTGCGCTGATCGAGGACTGCACCCTGGCCGCGGTGGACAAGCTCACGCCGGAGCAGCTCCCGTGGACGCGGGCCGAGTTCGACGCCCTGTATGAAACCGTGCGGGCCGAACTGATCGACACCGTCTTCAGCGTCACCGCGATCGTGGAGAAGATCCTGGCCAGCACCCGGCGGATCAGCAAGGCCCTGAAGGGCACCACGTCGCTGGCCCTGATCAGTGCCCTGAATGACATCCGGGCGCAGCTCGACGCCCTGGTGTATCCCGGGTTCGTGGCCCGCACGGGCTACGCGCAGCTGATGCACCTGCCCCGGTACCTGGCCGGCATTGAACGCCGCCTGGAGAAACTGCCGGGCAACGTGCAGCGGGACGGGCTGTCCATGGCCGTCATCCACCGTCTCGAGGACGAGTACGACGACGCCGTGGCGGCGCTGGCGCCCGGGCGCGGCACTCCCCCCGAACTGGCGGAGGTCCGCTGGATGATCGAGGAGCTGCGGATCAGCTTCTTTGCGCAGGAACTGGGAACGGCCCGGACCGTTTCGGAGAAACGGATCCGGACCGCCCTGAACTCGGCGCTGGCTCCGGCCTAA